Within the Bombus vancouverensis nearcticus chromosome 10, iyBomVanc1_principal, whole genome shotgun sequence genome, the region TTGACTGATGAGAGTTCCATGAAACACAAAATTGTTGGCGGTCCCCACCGGGATAATTACCCGGGTTATGTAAATTGCTACCGCCTTCCATTATTCTGCAGCTTTACAGCAATTTTCCTGTCAATAACAGATTTCCTTTTATACATCACCTATTTTATACTTTAACaattcaaaaaatattttttatcagaaAAATGCTTCAAACGATCCAACATTGAACAATACATAAAGCACAATTTCAATTGTTATGGAATGAATATCATGAATAATTCCTTAATTTCTGTATCGTTGTAAAATTTATGACATCACTTTATATATTATTCCAAATGCTTTCTATCTTGTCATAGATATTGCTCGTGTTGATattattatcaaattttctctttccCTGTATCTACTAAACGATGTTATCTTTTACCTTCATTTACGTAAAGGTATGTGATGTTAAGAATATTTGATGTATTTCGAAGAAACTCATCAATGCAAATTCATTGAACTTCAAACCTAACATAAATAGCAATAAATAAAAGCTATATACAAAGATTCGATAGGCAAATAGATTATCCAATTTCTTTTACTAGAGCATTGTAATTTGGTAAAGTGATTAAACAATAAATCTGACAATAGAGTCCattcataaaaataagaaatatatgcTTGCTAAATGTAGAATATGAAAAAACCAAATATAAACATAGGAGATAGACTTACTtaagaaaatttgtttaatacaATGTACAATATGGCTGTATTACCAAAGAAACTTTAGTATCAGTTATACGCGTTCGACTACTGCCAtaagtaattatatataaatacataatataccattgaaaaatataaaagatacaaTTACGATCGGATATTCGAATTAGTAATTCTACCGTAGCTCAGTAGAATTAGAAACGAGGAGACCAACATCGAGAAACTTTTAAAGAAATTCCATGGCACTAGCCGAGAACGAATGTGCAACAAAACAAATCTGTCGTCGGAAGCACATAAACGAATTCCTCGggaaaaatgtttaaatacaAACTTTAGTTACGCGGCGTTTATCGTAATCACGTGCTCAAAGCACACTAGCCGACAGGTTAAccaaaaaatattcaatgtacgCGATCAAGTATAAGATTTTTTTGTCAATAGAAAAATGGTGAAATCTTTGTGGGAGACGCTGTCGGCGTGAGTGCCATCACCCCCCAGGAACGCCTTGAACACAAGTttcgtctttctttttaatttccgATATCAAATCCTATCAACTTTCCGAATGTAGACAACGGAATGTAATATGAATTTTCCAATAAATGATTTCACTCACGAATTTCCAGCTCGATCGACTCCTTTCAGATTTTCGCGTCGCTTTCGGGAAGAATCCCTTAAGAAAACATTCATCCGCCGAGATTTGCACTAGCTAGGGGAGCTGGAACGAAAGGGTGGGGGTAGTAAGGCTGGGGGTAGCTTAGTGGAACACTAGCGCACCTCTTTCCTGTGAAAACTCTTACGAACGTTCAATTTCCTGAGCCTCACTCTAAAACTCTTCTATCTATATTTATGCATTATTTATCTACGTATGTATTTTTACTATACGTCGTGCAAATTTCTTGCTCTTTTAGTTCAATAATTTCACCGTTTTATACAATCTCTATtagcaaattaatatttcaatcaaaatatttctattctaCGCTTTTTATCATACTAATCTTCTATCATATTAACGGATCATTTCTCATTTTATATTAAATCTCATCTTCTATCGAACAACTACACTAACGACACGTACTTCATGTTTTTACCGGTTGAATAGTTTGAACATAATCGTTTCTTTGTTAACGCCTCTCCATTTTTCCTTAATGCGAAAATTTTTACGAATCTCGACAAATCTAATTATGTTGCATACTTGTTAATTAAAATAAGACGCTGTTTCTCCAAACTGAATTCTATATTCTATACACATTCGCGCCATTACATGAGAACGCTCCACAAATTTTAACGAAATTAGGTTATCAACATCTTCATCGATTCAAGCTTCCAACGTATAGCACCAAAATATTAAAACACTACTCAGACGACAATTGGTTAAagcgattatttttatattaacaacTTTATGCCTCtatgtttttaaattttctctttcttcactatataatttatagattcctatattatataattttcacCTATATAACCGATTCAGACATATCTTCTATTAAAATTATCGATTGTGTCGCAACCAATGAGAATAAATTGCTGTATGGTTAATTTTATTCGTGAATTTAATTGgtttagaaaaatattccaaagtaaagtaattatgtatctcttttccttttattgacaaataattattatttgatgCGATTCTGAGTGTTAATATAACTAATTATGACGAGATGTAATTTcatgaaatatacatatataagaaATTGTTATTAAGCTCTAATACTTTGATTCATTGTATAATCTTAAATCTATGTATACCATGATTGAAAGATAACTGTCTTTTATTGTGCATGGTATTAGATAAACATTGATTTCATTGCATTTTATATCTGTCTgtctatctatctatatatattatattttactacgGAAGAAGGAGGCGGAAGCGCGCGAAATATGTCTAAAATAGGTGGTTATGATACGCACGATGATGGTCCAGGTTTTGTCGGCATTAGATTTTGTCAAGAATGTAATAACATGTTATATCCAAAAGAAGATAAGGAGAATAAAGTACTAATGTacgcagtaagtattttatatatatatgtatatgtatatttgacATGTACGTTGCTTTTTTAATCAATACATTGAAATCTGTttaatttaatcaattttttttttttagtgcaGAAATTGTGATTTCAAACAACTTGCTGATAGCAATTGTATCTACGTAAATAAAATTATGCACGAAATAGAGTAAGTGGAAATAATAACTTGTATATTCATACATTCACAACAACATTTATGaaattttgacaaaaacttgtaTAAGAGTACTTTCCTTTTAAGCATATACTTAAGAGCTCTTAAAAAAGGATTTGTTTAATACATTTACTGCTATTCCATCTTACtgtaatttttatgatttcagcGAGTTGACACACATTGTTGCGGATGTCATATCAGACCCTACTTTACCAAGAACCGAAGAGCATCCGTGTCCAAAATGTAACCACAGAGAAGCAGTATTCTTTCAAGCACAAACAAGACGAGCAGAAGAAGAGATGAGATTATATTATGTGTGTACTAACCAACATTGTTCTCATAGGTGGACAGAATGAAGTTCTACAAATAGTTTGTACATATTGAAAatctgtatttttataatatacaatacatattacatacaataatatataataatacgtaatatatacaatatgtactatgtaaaaaggaaaagaaatgtaataaaatatataaatgttttgTTTTCTTATTGATATACTTGATTGCaaaatgtgtgtgtgtgtgtgtgtgtgtgtgtgtgtgtgtgtgtgtgtgtgtatatatgatattatatcaaattctaataaatacatgtatttaatataacatTCTTTAATAATCTACAGTTATACTcatcaatataatatttatcatcT harbors:
- the RpII15 gene encoding RNA polymerase II subunit RpII15, coding for MSKIGGYDTHDDGPGFVGIRFCQECNNMLYPKEDKENKVLMYACRNCDFKQLADSNCIYVNKIMHEIDELTHIVADVISDPTLPRTEEHPCPKCNHREAVFFQAQTRRAEEEMRLYYVCTNQHCSHRWTE